A genomic stretch from Pseudomonas alkylphenolica includes:
- a CDS encoding sigma-54-dependent Fis family transcriptional regulator, translating to MPAYQQRLAIARQRFAEGENLPANLLPDAVVDSWVRSRAAGIQPSDSWQARPDDDLQPLAEQDLQLASCVQPEIDRLWEHIGGASWALFCVNPDGVLVHARQAYDLLSPLSPLQVGRRLQEQDLGTTAPACTLAEDKPIILTGNQHYLNDFERFFCVSVPLRGLRGEVLGALDITGIGDRQAGAVLEQLNHAAMAVENRLFAGLSDCRILSLQHDPHLLGTALQGLLAVAADGSIRCANRAAQRLLGLNGYNHDHLKLEHLFDANNLLDARPVAQQLILTDGSKLYGQLIEPAVRKPAQAPARLTRTNTAQGSDALLNQQLANAHKAFAAGVPILLLGETGTGKEVFARTLHEQWNPQAPFVAINCSAIPESLIEAELFGYAEGTFTGARKGGSSGQLAAAHGGTLLLDEIGDMPATLQTRLLRVLQEREITSLGSSVRRPLDVRVISATHCDLAQRMTSQLFREDLYYRLNGLTINLPPLRLRSDLPLLIERLRLRHGAPPLHPDVVQRLQHHNWPGNIRQLEQTLRLAAALASGEPMTLPCHLLADLQSSGSAPEPGDLQATLRRTIESALQANGGNVSATASQLGISRTTLYKKLKD from the coding sequence ATGCCCGCCTATCAGCAACGCCTGGCCATTGCCCGGCAACGCTTTGCTGAAGGCGAAAACCTGCCGGCAAACCTGTTGCCCGATGCCGTCGTAGACTCCTGGGTACGCTCGCGGGCTGCCGGCATACAGCCTTCAGACAGCTGGCAGGCACGACCCGATGATGACTTGCAGCCACTGGCCGAGCAGGACCTGCAACTGGCCAGTTGCGTACAACCGGAAATCGACCGCCTGTGGGAACACATCGGCGGCGCTTCCTGGGCCCTGTTTTGCGTCAACCCCGACGGCGTGCTGGTGCATGCCCGCCAGGCCTATGACCTGCTCAGCCCGCTGTCGCCATTGCAGGTCGGTCGACGGCTTCAGGAACAGGACCTGGGTACCACGGCGCCCGCCTGCACCCTGGCCGAAGACAAGCCCATCATCCTCACCGGCAACCAGCACTACCTCAACGATTTCGAGCGGTTTTTCTGTGTCAGCGTGCCGTTACGCGGTCTGCGCGGTGAGGTGCTTGGCGCCCTGGACATCACCGGCATCGGCGATCGCCAGGCCGGCGCTGTGCTAGAACAACTCAACCATGCTGCCATGGCGGTTGAGAATCGCCTGTTCGCGGGCTTGAGCGACTGCCGGATACTCTCGCTGCAACACGACCCGCACCTGCTCGGCACCGCGTTGCAGGGCTTGCTGGCGGTGGCCGCCGACGGCAGCATCCGCTGCGCCAACCGTGCTGCCCAACGGCTGCTGGGGCTCAACGGCTACAACCACGACCACCTCAAGCTTGAACATCTGTTCGATGCCAACAACCTGCTGGACGCTCGACCGGTGGCGCAACAGCTGATCCTCACCGACGGTTCCAAACTGTACGGCCAGTTGATCGAACCCGCTGTCCGCAAACCTGCTCAGGCACCCGCGCGACTCACCCGTACTAACACGGCCCAGGGCAGCGATGCGCTGCTCAACCAGCAACTGGCTAACGCCCACAAGGCTTTCGCTGCTGGCGTACCGATTCTGTTGCTGGGAGAGACCGGCACCGGCAAAGAGGTCTTCGCCCGCACCTTGCACGAGCAATGGAACCCGCAAGCACCCTTCGTCGCGATCAACTGCTCGGCCATTCCGGAAAGCCTGATCGAGGCCGAGTTGTTCGGCTATGCCGAAGGCACCTTCACCGGTGCACGCAAGGGCGGCTCCAGTGGCCAGCTGGCGGCAGCCCATGGCGGCACCTTGCTGCTCGACGAGATCGGCGACATGCCAGCCACCTTGCAGACCCGGCTGCTGCGGGTGCTGCAGGAACGCGAGATCACCAGCCTCGGCAGTTCCGTACGCCGACCACTGGATGTGCGGGTGATCAGCGCCACGCATTGCGACCTGGCGCAACGCATGACTTCGCAGCTGTTTCGCGAAGACCTCTACTACCGCTTGAATGGCTTGACCATCAACCTGCCGCCGTTACGCCTGCGCAGCGACCTCCCCCTGCTGATCGAACGCCTGCGCCTGCGTCATGGTGCGCCGCCGCTGCACCCCGACGTGGTTCAGCGGCTGCAACATCACAACTGGCCGGGCAACATCCGCCAGCTGGAGCAGACACTGCGCCTGGCCGCGGCATTGGCCAGTGGCGAGCCCATGACCTTGCCCTGCCATTTGCTGGCAGACCTGCAAAGCAGCGGCTCAGCGCCTGAGCCTGGCGATCTGCAAGCCACTTTACGGCGCACGATTGAATCGGCGTTGCAGGCAAACGGTGGCAATGTCTCGGCGACTGCCAGCCAGCTGGGCATCTCACGGACCACGCTGTACAAGAAACTCAAGGACTGA
- a CDS encoding transporter: MFTLSRPRLGLLALALASTKSLAVDVNSGDYIAFPSGTNLAAWYQQYGRAERYNADGAPDAKQDTGIRSNISILRLIHYVDIGGTTFAPQILLPFGHVYDARIGGQSLGSNSGMADPIIGATFWLINQPHAGVSGRFLGIIPLVYLPWGQYDRNEAINLGENRYKLDLQLGWIEPLWGKLAMEWYADAVIYGDNQQAGQQTLEQDKTYQLQANLRYDFNPSQRLALGYSASTGGKQYLDGNYNGTKTEVQQVRLEFQQMLTPRVQFSTQLTHDVKTEGGFQEEIGVNLRAVLLF, from the coding sequence GTGTTCACACTTTCCCGACCCCGCCTGGGCCTGTTGGCGCTGGCGCTCGCCTCGACAAAATCATTGGCCGTTGACGTCAACTCCGGTGACTACATCGCCTTTCCCAGCGGCACCAACCTCGCCGCCTGGTACCAGCAATATGGCCGCGCCGAGCGCTACAACGCAGACGGCGCTCCCGATGCCAAGCAGGACACCGGGATCAGGTCCAACATCAGCATTTTGCGTCTGATCCACTACGTCGATATCGGCGGCACTACCTTTGCGCCGCAGATCCTCCTGCCGTTTGGTCACGTCTACGATGCACGAATTGGCGGCCAGTCGCTGGGCAGTAACAGCGGCATGGCCGACCCGATCATTGGCGCAACCTTCTGGCTGATCAATCAGCCGCACGCCGGTGTCAGTGGTCGCTTCCTCGGTATCATCCCGCTGGTGTACCTGCCCTGGGGCCAATATGACCGCAATGAGGCGATCAACCTTGGCGAAAATCGCTACAAGCTCGACCTGCAACTGGGCTGGATCGAACCCTTGTGGGGTAAGCTTGCGATGGAGTGGTATGCCGATGCGGTCATCTATGGCGACAACCAGCAGGCTGGCCAGCAAACCCTCGAACAGGACAAGACCTACCAGCTGCAGGCCAATCTGCGTTACGACTTCAACCCCAGCCAGCGTCTGGCGCTGGGTTACAGCGCAAGTACCGGCGGCAAGCAGTATCTGGACGGCAACTACAACGGCACCAAGACCGAGGTTCAGCAAGTGCGCCTGGAGTTCCAGCAAATGCTGACGCCGCGGGTGCAGTTCAGCACTCAGTTGACCCATGACGTTAAAACCGAGGGCGGTTTTCAGGAAGAGATAGGCGTCAACCTTCGCGCCGTGCTGCTGTTCTAG
- a CDS encoding aspartate aminotransferase family protein, with product MNAPFAPQRDTQDYQKSDAAHHIHAFLDQKALNAEGPRVMVRGERLNLWDNDGNRYLDGMSGLWCTQLGYGRRDLTAAAAAQMDQLSYYNMFFHTTHPAVIELSELLFSLLPGHYSHAIYTNSGSEANEVLIRTVRRYWQVVGKPQKKIMIGRWNGYHGSTLAATALGGMKFMHEMGGMIPDIAHIDEPYWYAHGGDLTPAEFGKRCALQLEEKILELGAENVAGFIAEPFQGAGGMIFPPESYWPEIQRICRQYDVLLCADEVIGGFGRTGEWFAHQHFGFEPDTLSIAKGLTSGYVPMGGLVLSKRIAEALVERGGVFAHGLTYSGHPVAAAVAVANLKALRDEGIVRQVKDDTGPYLQQILREVFAQHPLIGDIQGTGLLAALQFAEDKTTRKRFDNENDLAWQCRTFGFEEGVIIRSTLGRMIMAPALVATRAELDELVEKTRIAVDRTARLVGKR from the coding sequence ATGAATGCACCCTTTGCCCCGCAACGCGACACCCAGGACTATCAGAAATCCGACGCCGCCCACCATATCCATGCGTTTCTCGATCAGAAGGCACTGAATGCCGAAGGGCCACGGGTGATGGTCCGCGGTGAGCGCCTGAACCTGTGGGACAACGACGGCAACCGTTACCTGGATGGCATGTCCGGCCTGTGGTGCACCCAGCTCGGCTACGGCCGCCGGGACCTGACCGCTGCCGCTGCCGCGCAGATGGATCAACTGTCGTACTACAACATGTTCTTCCACACCACTCACCCGGCAGTGATCGAGCTTTCCGAGCTGCTCTTCAGCCTGCTGCCAGGGCACTACAGCCACGCGATCTACACCAACTCCGGCTCCGAGGCCAACGAGGTGCTGATCCGCACCGTGCGCCGTTACTGGCAGGTGGTCGGCAAGCCGCAAAAGAAGATCATGATCGGCCGCTGGAATGGTTACCACGGCTCGACCCTGGCGGCCACCGCGCTGGGCGGGATGAAGTTCATGCACGAGATGGGCGGGATGATTCCGGACATCGCGCACATCGACGAGCCGTACTGGTATGCCCACGGCGGCGACCTGACCCCGGCCGAATTCGGTAAACGCTGCGCCCTGCAACTGGAAGAGAAGATCCTCGAACTGGGTGCCGAGAATGTTGCCGGATTCATCGCCGAGCCTTTCCAGGGCGCCGGTGGCATGATTTTCCCGCCTGAAAGCTACTGGCCGGAAATTCAGCGCATCTGCCGCCAGTACGATGTGCTGCTGTGCGCGGACGAAGTGATCGGTGGCTTTGGCCGGACCGGCGAGTGGTTCGCCCATCAGCACTTCGGCTTCGAGCCGGACACGCTGTCCATCGCCAAAGGCCTGACCAGCGGCTATGTGCCCATGGGCGGCCTGGTGCTGAGCAAGCGCATCGCCGAAGCGCTGGTCGAGCGCGGCGGTGTCTTCGCTCACGGGCTGACCTACTCCGGACACCCGGTGGCTGCAGCGGTGGCGGTGGCCAACCTCAAAGCCTTGCGTGACGAGGGCATCGTCCGCCAGGTCAAGGACGACACCGGGCCGTACCTGCAGCAGATCCTGCGCGAAGTGTTCGCCCAGCATCCGCTGATTGGCGACATTCAAGGCACCGGGCTGCTGGCCGCCCTGCAGTTTGCCGAAGACAAGACAACCCGCAAGCGCTTCGACAATGAGAACGACCTGGCCTGGCAGTGCCGCACCTTCGGTTTCGAAGAAGGCGTGATCATCCGCTCTACCCTCGGCCGCATGATCATGGCGCCCGCCCTGGTCGCCACTCGCGCGGAACTCGACGAGCTGGTCGAGAAGACCCGCATCGCCGTCGACCGCACCGCGCGGCTGGTCGGCAAACGCTGA
- a CDS encoding NAD(P)-dependent alcohol dehydrogenase, whose amino-acid sequence MSTTAYYPVTAAVTRGKGAPFTLEAARIRAPRADEVLVRIVATGMCHTDMIVRDQYYPVPLPAVLGHEGAGVVEAIGPQVKGLQVGDHLVLSYGHCGHCLSCGGGHTAYCQEFFGRNFSGADPQGESALSDESGQRLNDHFFAQSSFASLALARENNAVKVSPKAPLELLGPLGCGIQTGAGAVINSLKVTPGSSFAAFGGGAVGLSAVLAARVAGATTIIAVDVVPSRLALAMELGATHVVNSKDVDPVAAIREITAGGVNFALESTGRPAVLRQAVDALASRGALGVVGAPALGVTAEFDVNDLLLGGKSIRGIVEGDSVPQKFIPELVELYLQGRFPFDRLVKFYSFKDINQAAEDSEKGLTLKPVIRIHN is encoded by the coding sequence ATGAGTACAACTGCCTACTATCCCGTCACCGCTGCCGTCACCCGTGGCAAAGGTGCCCCCTTCACCCTGGAAGCCGCGCGTATCCGTGCACCGCGCGCGGACGAAGTACTGGTACGCATCGTCGCAACAGGCATGTGCCACACCGACATGATCGTGCGCGACCAGTACTATCCGGTGCCGCTGCCTGCAGTGCTGGGCCATGAAGGCGCCGGTGTGGTCGAGGCCATCGGCCCACAGGTCAAAGGGCTGCAGGTCGGTGACCATTTGGTGCTCAGCTATGGCCACTGCGGCCATTGCCTGTCCTGTGGCGGCGGTCATACGGCGTACTGTCAGGAGTTCTTCGGGCGCAACTTCAGCGGTGCCGATCCCCAGGGCGAAAGTGCTCTGAGCGATGAAAGCGGACAGCGGCTGAACGACCACTTCTTCGCCCAGTCGTCCTTTGCCAGCCTGGCACTGGCGCGGGAGAACAATGCGGTCAAAGTCAGCCCGAAAGCACCGCTGGAACTGTTGGGGCCTTTGGGCTGCGGCATCCAGACCGGCGCGGGCGCGGTGATCAATTCGCTGAAAGTCACCCCGGGCAGCAGCTTTGCCGCATTTGGTGGCGGTGCAGTCGGGCTTAGCGCCGTACTCGCCGCGCGTGTCGCGGGGGCGACAACCATCATTGCCGTCGATGTCGTGCCGTCACGCCTGGCCCTGGCCATGGAGCTGGGCGCCACCCATGTAGTCAACAGCAAGGACGTCGATCCGGTGGCGGCAATCCGCGAAATCACCGCTGGCGGGGTGAACTTCGCCCTGGAATCGACCGGACGGCCAGCTGTGTTGCGCCAGGCCGTCGATGCGCTCGCAAGCCGTGGCGCCCTGGGGGTGGTCGGCGCACCAGCGCTGGGCGTCACTGCCGAGTTCGACGTCAACGACCTGTTGCTCGGCGGCAAGAGCATTCGCGGCATCGTCGAAGGTGACAGCGTGCCGCAAAAGTTCATCCCCGAACTGGTCGAGCTCTACCTGCAAGGCCGTTTCCCGTTCGATCGCCTGGTGAAGTTCTACAGCTTCAAGGACATCAACCAGGCCGCTGAGGACAGCGAAAAAGGCCTGACCCTCAAACCGGTCATCCGCATCCACAACTAA
- a CDS encoding DUF6691 family protein, translating into MRGLMAFIAGLVFGLGLLLSDMVNPTKVLGFLDLAGRWDPSMALVMIGAIGTALLPLQWSRRQTRSLLGLPMRMPVARELDRRLIVGSLVFGVGWGIAGICPGPALAMIFSGYWQVLLFVLAMLLGMGLFSVLESRTPK; encoded by the coding sequence ATGCGTGGGCTGATGGCATTTATTGCCGGGTTGGTTTTCGGCTTGGGGTTGCTGTTGTCCGATATGGTCAACCCGACCAAGGTTCTTGGTTTTCTCGATCTGGCAGGGCGCTGGGATCCGTCAATGGCGCTGGTGATGATCGGCGCCATTGGTACCGCGCTGCTACCGCTGCAGTGGAGCCGCAGGCAGACACGCTCACTGCTCGGCTTGCCGATGCGCATGCCGGTGGCGCGAGAGCTGGATCGGCGGCTGATCGTCGGCAGTCTGGTTTTTGGTGTCGGTTGGGGCATCGCCGGTATCTGTCCGGGGCCGGCGCTGGCCATGATCTTCAGCGGATACTGGCAGGTCCTGCTGTTTGTGCTGGCGATGCTGCTAGGAATGGGGCTGTTCAGCGTGCTGGAAAGCCGCACGCCGAAGTAG
- a CDS encoding glycerate kinase → MKIVIAPDSFKDSLSAEGVADAIALGLAQVWPQAQLLKCPMADGGEGTMEAIIAACSGELRREQVQGPLGEPVQAGWGWLAESRTAIIEMAQASGLQLLSLAQRDACRSSTFGTGQLIAAALDAGARRIILAIGGSATNDAGSGMLRALGLRLFDAQGQALAEGGLALTQLARLDASGLDPRLAEVQLEVAADVDNPLCGNNGASAIFGPQKGASPEQVQALDQALGHFAEHCARLLGEDVRDFPGCGAAGGMGFAAKAFMQATFRPGIDVVAELAGLEQAVQGADLVITGEGRFDAQTLRGKTPFGVARIAQRQGVPVLVIAGTLGEGYEQLYAHGIDAAFALTNGPMSLEQACAQAAPLLQARARDIARLWRCAQTTQG, encoded by the coding sequence ATGAAAATCGTCATCGCCCCCGACTCGTTCAAGGACAGCCTCAGCGCCGAAGGGGTGGCCGATGCTATCGCCCTGGGCCTGGCTCAGGTCTGGCCGCAGGCGCAGTTGCTCAAGTGCCCGATGGCCGATGGTGGCGAAGGCACGATGGAAGCGATCATCGCCGCCTGCAGCGGTGAACTGCGCCGCGAGCAAGTACAGGGTCCGCTGGGAGAACCCGTTCAGGCTGGCTGGGGCTGGCTGGCCGAGAGCCGCACGGCGATCATCGAGATGGCCCAGGCCAGTGGCTTGCAGTTGCTCAGCCTGGCGCAACGTGATGCCTGTCGCAGCAGCACATTCGGCACCGGACAGTTGATCGCGGCCGCCCTTGATGCAGGCGCACGGCGAATCATTCTGGCCATCGGCGGCAGTGCCACCAATGATGCTGGCAGCGGCATGTTGCGGGCACTGGGTTTGCGCCTGTTCGATGCTCAAGGACAGGCACTGGCCGAAGGCGGCCTGGCCTTGACCCAGCTGGCACGCCTGGATGCCAGCGGGCTGGATCCGCGTCTGGCCGAGGTGCAGCTGGAAGTCGCCGCGGATGTCGATAATCCGCTGTGTGGCAATAACGGTGCTTCGGCTATCTTCGGACCACAGAAAGGCGCCAGCCCCGAGCAGGTTCAGGCCCTGGATCAGGCACTGGGACATTTCGCCGAACATTGCGCGCGGTTGCTGGGTGAAGACGTACGCGACTTCCCCGGTTGCGGTGCCGCCGGCGGCATGGGCTTTGCCGCCAAGGCGTTCATGCAGGCCACATTCCGCCCCGGTATCGATGTTGTCGCCGAGTTGGCCGGGCTGGAGCAGGCAGTGCAGGGCGCCGACCTGGTGATTACCGGCGAAGGGCGCTTCGATGCCCAGACCCTGCGCGGCAAAACCCCGTTCGGTGTTGCCCGGATTGCCCAGCGCCAGGGTGTACCGGTGCTAGTGATCGCCGGGACCCTTGGCGAAGGCTACGAGCAACTCTATGCCCACGGTATCGATGCCGCCTTCGCCCTGACCAATGGCCCGATGAGCCTGGAGCAGGCCTGTGCCCAGGCTGCGCCGTTGCTGCAAGCCCGGGCGCGGGATATCGCGCGCCTATGGCGTTGCGCGCAGACGACTCAGGGCTGA
- a CDS encoding benzaldehyde dehydrogenase: MTTSTLLQPLLPAELWNERLFTGQWQAGQAPTTAVLEPATGTKLGTLANADADQVARSTKAAHQAQAKWFQLSYEERAAVFRKAALVAENHADEIADWLMRESGSTREKAEFETRLSIKVLHESASLPSRSQGEVLPSVPGRLSLARRRPLGVIGVIAPFNFPLYLAIRAVAPALATGNAVVLKPDPRTAVCGGFVIARVFELAGLPTGLLHVLPGGADAGAALTSDAHVAMIQFTGSTGAGRKVGEAAGRHLKKVSLELGGKNSLIVLDDADLDLALANATWGVYLHQGQICMSTGRLLVQRGIYERFLERLVAKARSLTVGDPAKGQVHLGPLINAQQCENAQRIVQAAQQAGAKLEVGGEPQGLFFPATVLSGVTRDNPAFNEEIFGPVAVVVPFDTDTDAVALANDTEYGLSAAVLSRDVGRALKLGEQLRVGLLHINDQTVNDEVVNPFGGVGASGNGASIGGPANWEEFTQWQWLTVKGEAPAYPL; encoded by the coding sequence ATGACTACCTCTACCTTACTGCAACCTCTGCTACCCGCCGAACTCTGGAACGAGCGCCTGTTCACCGGCCAATGGCAAGCCGGACAAGCGCCAACGACAGCGGTACTGGAACCGGCCACCGGCACTAAACTCGGCACCTTGGCCAACGCCGACGCCGATCAGGTCGCACGCAGCACCAAGGCTGCTCACCAGGCCCAGGCCAAATGGTTTCAGCTGTCCTATGAAGAGCGCGCTGCCGTATTCCGCAAAGCTGCCCTGGTCGCCGAAAACCATGCCGATGAAATTGCCGACTGGCTGATGCGTGAAAGCGGCTCCACGCGGGAAAAAGCCGAGTTCGAAACCCGCCTTAGCATCAAGGTGTTGCACGAGAGCGCCAGCCTGCCTTCGCGCAGCCAAGGTGAAGTGCTGCCCTCGGTGCCTGGCCGCTTGAGCCTGGCCCGTCGCCGCCCGCTCGGTGTGATCGGGGTGATTGCACCGTTCAACTTTCCGCTGTACCTGGCCATCCGTGCGGTCGCACCGGCGCTGGCCACCGGCAACGCTGTGGTGCTCAAGCCTGACCCGCGCACGGCGGTGTGCGGCGGCTTCGTTATCGCCCGAGTGTTTGAACTGGCCGGGCTGCCCACCGGACTGCTGCACGTGCTGCCCGGCGGGGCCGATGCCGGTGCGGCGCTGACCAGCGATGCGCATGTGGCGATGATCCAGTTCACCGGTTCCACCGGTGCCGGGCGCAAGGTTGGCGAAGCGGCCGGCCGCCACTTGAAGAAAGTCTCGCTGGAACTGGGCGGGAAAAACTCGCTGATCGTTCTTGATGATGCCGATCTTGACCTCGCACTGGCCAACGCCACCTGGGGCGTTTATCTGCACCAGGGGCAGATCTGCATGTCCACCGGCCGCCTGCTGGTGCAGCGCGGTATCTACGAGCGCTTCCTTGAACGCTTGGTGGCCAAAGCCCGCAGCCTCACCGTCGGCGATCCGGCCAAGGGCCAGGTGCACCTAGGACCGCTGATCAATGCCCAGCAATGCGAGAACGCCCAACGCATCGTGCAGGCCGCGCAACAGGCAGGCGCGAAACTGGAAGTCGGCGGCGAACCTCAGGGGCTGTTTTTCCCGGCCACCGTGCTCAGCGGCGTGACCCGCGACAACCCGGCGTTCAACGAGGAGATCTTCGGCCCTGTAGCGGTAGTGGTGCCGTTCGACACCGATACCGATGCCGTGGCCCTGGCCAACGACACCGAATATGGCCTCTCCGCCGCCGTGCTGTCGCGGGACGTCGGCCGGGCGTTGAAGCTGGGTGAACAACTGCGTGTCGGGCTGTTGCATATCAACGATCAGACCGTCAACGACGAGGTCGTCAACCCGTTTGGCGGTGTCGGCGCCTCGGGTAATGGCGCCAGCATCGGCGGCCCGGCGAACTGGGAAGAGTTCACCCAGTGGCAATGGCTGACGGTCAAGGGCGAAGCCCCGGCCTACCCTCTTTAA
- a CDS encoding APC family permease, producing MHTTTNTAETHPHHDPLQASASGHFRKSMSLTALVLFGLAYMVPLAVFTTYGLVTQMTKGHLPTAYLLTLAAMLLTAYSYGRMVQAHPYSGSVYTYTRKAFGSYFGFMAGWTLLLDYIFLPLLSYLLIGIYMSEYFPTIHAWVWVLGSIALVTFLNLIGIESVTRVNWIMVVVQLVFIVVFVALSIHNLSAQSEPVSLLQPFHHEGFSVPLVMTGAAVLCLSFLGFDAVSTMAEETTNPKFRIPLAIMVVSLIGGLLFVLVSYFAQLVFPEWNTFADPDSASVDVMRRVGGELLVTAFTATYVAACFASAMVSQASVSRVLFAMGRDGALPRVFGRLVSKKRVPATAIMLVSVLSLIALFITLDTVANMISFGALFAFSMVNLAVVKHYLVDQKLRGTANYLKYGAIPALGFLSTIWLWTSLSSMSFMIGLSWMALGFICLVGITRAFRLNLPELQLAE from the coding sequence ATGCATACAACAACAAACACAGCAGAAACTCACCCCCACCATGACCCATTGCAAGCCAGCGCTTCGGGGCACTTTCGCAAATCCATGAGCCTCACCGCACTGGTGCTCTTCGGTCTCGCCTACATGGTCCCACTGGCCGTGTTCACCACCTATGGACTGGTCACCCAGATGACCAAGGGGCATTTGCCCACCGCCTACCTGCTGACCCTCGCCGCCATGCTGCTGACCGCCTACAGCTACGGGCGCATGGTCCAGGCCCACCCGTATTCAGGCTCCGTCTACACCTACACCCGCAAGGCCTTTGGCAGCTACTTCGGCTTCATGGCCGGCTGGACCCTGCTGCTCGACTACATCTTCCTGCCGCTGCTCAGTTACCTGCTGATCGGCATCTACATGTCCGAGTACTTCCCAACGATTCACGCCTGGGTGTGGGTGCTCGGTTCAATTGCGCTGGTAACCTTCCTGAACCTGATCGGCATCGAGTCAGTGACACGGGTCAACTGGATCATGGTGGTTGTCCAGCTGGTGTTTATCGTGGTCTTCGTCGCCTTGTCGATCCACAACCTGAGCGCACAGTCGGAGCCGGTATCGCTGCTGCAACCCTTCCATCATGAAGGTTTCAGCGTTCCGCTGGTGATGACCGGTGCCGCCGTGCTGTGCCTGTCCTTCCTCGGCTTCGACGCCGTTTCAACCATGGCTGAGGAAACCACCAACCCGAAATTCCGCATCCCGCTGGCGATCATGGTGGTGTCGCTGATCGGTGGCCTGCTGTTTGTGCTGGTGTCGTATTTCGCCCAGCTGGTGTTTCCGGAATGGAACACCTTCGCCGACCCGGACTCGGCGTCGGTAGACGTCATGCGTCGTGTCGGCGGTGAGTTGCTGGTGACCGCGTTTACCGCCACCTACGTGGCGGCCTGCTTCGCCTCGGCCATGGTGTCCCAGGCCAGCGTATCGCGGGTGCTGTTCGCCATGGGCCGCGATGGCGCGCTGCCGCGGGTGTTTGGTCGGCTGGTGTCGAAGAAACGCGTACCGGCCACCGCGATCATGTTAGTCAGCGTGCTCTCGCTGATCGCCCTGTTCATCACCCTGGACACCGTCGCCAACATGATCAGCTTCGGCGCACTGTTCGCCTTCTCGATGGTCAACCTGGCCGTGGTCAAGCATTACCTGGTCGACCAGAAACTGCGTGGCACAGCCAACTACCTGAAGTATGGCGCCATACCGGCGCTCGGCTTCCTCAGTACCATCTGGCTGTGGACCAGCCTGTCGAGCATGTCGTTCATGATCGGCCTGAGCTGGATGGCGCTGGGGTTCATTTGCCTGGTCGGGATTACCCGAGCATTCCGTCTGAATCTGCCGGAACTGCAACTGGCGGAGTGA
- a CDS encoding YeeE/YedE family protein: MTIDWLNFTPWTALLGGMLIGLGASLFAVMNGRIAGISGLLGSLLQKQREGRGETLWFLAGLLSSAVIWWLFAGRPLVQFQTGWPGLLTAGLLVGVGTRYAAGCTSGHGVCGLARLSPRSLTATLCFMASGFAVVFIVRHLLEG, from the coding sequence GTGACCATCGATTGGCTCAACTTCACACCCTGGACCGCGTTGTTAGGTGGCATGTTGATTGGTCTGGGCGCCAGCTTGTTTGCAGTGATGAACGGGCGTATCGCCGGTATCAGCGGCCTGCTCGGCAGCCTGCTACAAAAACAGCGCGAGGGGCGTGGCGAGACCCTGTGGTTTCTCGCCGGGCTGTTGTCTTCAGCCGTGATATGGTGGTTGTTTGCCGGAAGGCCGCTGGTGCAATTCCAGACTGGCTGGCCGGGCCTGCTGACGGCCGGGCTGCTGGTCGGCGTGGGCACCCGCTATGCCGCAGGCTGTACCAGCGGTCACGGCGTCTGTGGCCTGGCACGGCTGTCACCGCGCTCATTGACGGCAACCCTGTGCTTCATGGCCAGTGGTTTTGCCGTGGTGTTCATCGTCCGCCACCTGTTGGAGGGCTGA